A single region of the Mannheimia bovis genome encodes:
- a CDS encoding YwiC-like family protein, whose translation MFKEKPVISNQHGALAMAMLPFLYAVITSGFTPLHIFFGFSWLFLYLFSYPFLSLFSKKPTERNKKWAKIYFALSLLFALPVIYNVPAILQFLVIILPLGLIQIYFAKQKDERNLWNDIAGILTFGVMGMATYYVVTKQYNIEILLHPTLFFIATTFYVKSMVRERKNPVYMELSITTHLLLAFAYSLSSMQAVFFAYLIATARAIIVPSLGLNVKQIGMLEFPVILIFLIALAQ comes from the coding sequence ATGTTCAAAGAAAAACCCGTTATTTCCAACCAACACGGTGCATTAGCAATGGCAATGCTGCCTTTTCTTTATGCGGTCATCACAAGTGGATTTACACCTTTGCATATTTTCTTTGGGTTTTCTTGGCTATTCCTCTATCTTTTCTCTTACCCTTTTCTCTCTTTATTTAGCAAAAAACCAACCGAACGTAATAAAAAATGGGCAAAAATTTACTTCGCTTTAAGTTTACTCTTTGCTTTGCCTGTTATTTATAATGTGCCTGCTATTTTGCAATTTTTAGTGATAATTCTACCGCTTGGATTAATTCAAATTTACTTTGCCAAACAAAAAGATGAACGGAATTTGTGGAATGATATTGCAGGCATTTTAACTTTCGGGGTAATGGGAATGGCAACTTATTATGTTGTTACAAAACAATATAATATTGAGATACTCCTCCACCCTACGCTATTTTTTATCGCCACTACCTTCTATGTAAAAAGTATGGTACGAGAGCGTAAAAATCCTGTTTATATGGAGCTTAGCATTACAACACACTTATTATTGGCTTTCGCTTATAGTTTAAGCTCAATGCAAGCGGTCTTTTTTGCCTATTTAATTGCAACTGCTCGTGCGATTATTGTGCCGAGTTTAGGATTGAATGTAAAACAGATCGGAATGTTGGAATTCCCTGTCATTCTGATTTTTTTGATTGCGTTGGCTCAATGA
- the ruvX gene encoding Holliday junction resolvase RuvX, giving the protein MSETVIAFDFGTNSIGCAVGQSITGTAQGLSSFKARDGIPKWEEIGKLLQEWKPDILVVGLPLNMDGTEQPLTQRARKFANRLNGRFNLPVELQDERLTTVEAKAEIFSRGGYKALKKDKVDSISACLILESWFENR; this is encoded by the coding sequence ATGTCTGAAACTGTGATTGCCTTCGATTTCGGCACAAATAGCATTGGTTGTGCTGTTGGTCAAAGTATTACCGGCACGGCTCAAGGCTTGAGTTCATTTAAAGCCCGAGACGGTATTCCAAAATGGGAAGAAATTGGTAAACTGTTGCAAGAATGGAAGCCCGATATTTTAGTTGTCGGCTTACCATTAAATATGGACGGAACAGAACAGCCTTTAACCCAAAGAGCCCGAAAATTCGCTAACCGCTTAAACGGACGTTTTAATTTGCCTGTTGAGTTACAAGATGAACGTTTAACCACCGTTGAAGCCAAAGCGGAAATTTTTTCTCGTGGTGGCTACAAAGCATTAAAAAAGGATAAAGTGGACTCCATTTCCGCTTGTTTAATTTTAGAAAGCTGGTTTGAAAATCGGTAA
- a CDS encoding alanine/glycine:cation symporter family protein, whose protein sequence is MSIDTILNQINSFIWGPPLLILISGVGIYLTLALKGIQLSQLGRAFVYMFKPEKGKGQSGDISAFAALATALAATIGTGNIVGVATAIHSGGPGALFWMWLIALFGMATKYAEGLLAIKYRTKDKAGFVAGGPMYYIELGMGKQWRWLAKAFAFFGVLVALLGIGTFPQVNGITHALESTFDVPILFSAIILTLIVTAIILGGVKRISKIATIVVPFMAIAYVVASLCVIILNAEKVPQAIVTIVHAAFNPQAALGGAFGFTVMQAIQLGVARGIFSNESGLGSAPIAAAAAQTKEPVRQGLISMTGTFLDTIIVCTMTGLVIIISGAWTGDIKGAALTTTAFTQGLDSSFGAIIVTVGLVFFAFTTILGWCYYGERCFVYLTRGRTQYIKLYRILFIALIAAAPFLQLDTIWTIADIVNGLMAFPNLIAIIALRKVIISETKDFFARLKKGETE, encoded by the coding sequence ATGTCAATCGACACCATTCTTAATCAAATCAACAGTTTTATTTGGGGTCCGCCGCTTCTGATTTTAATTTCAGGCGTAGGGATTTATCTCACTCTTGCCTTAAAAGGCATTCAATTAAGCCAACTTGGGCGAGCGTTCGTTTATATGTTCAAACCTGAAAAAGGGAAAGGGCAATCGGGAGACATCTCAGCTTTTGCAGCCCTTGCTACTGCCCTTGCAGCGACTATCGGTACAGGGAATATTGTTGGTGTTGCCACCGCAATTCATTCGGGCGGACCGGGGGCATTATTTTGGATGTGGCTTATCGCCCTATTCGGTATGGCAACTAAATACGCCGAAGGCTTGCTTGCGATTAAATATCGTACTAAAGATAAAGCGGGCTTTGTTGCCGGCGGACCAATGTACTATATCGAATTAGGTATGGGTAAACAATGGCGTTGGCTTGCTAAAGCCTTTGCTTTTTTCGGAGTATTAGTGGCGTTACTCGGTATTGGCACTTTCCCACAAGTAAATGGCATTACGCACGCCTTAGAAAGTACCTTCGATGTGCCAATTCTCTTTAGTGCTATTATTTTAACGCTGATTGTAACTGCAATTATTCTTGGCGGTGTAAAACGTATTTCTAAAATTGCAACCATTGTTGTGCCGTTTATGGCTATCGCTTATGTTGTTGCCTCACTGTGTGTGATTATTCTCAACGCCGAAAAAGTACCACAAGCTATCGTTACTATTGTTCACGCTGCCTTTAATCCGCAAGCAGCATTAGGTGGAGCATTTGGTTTTACTGTAATGCAAGCCATTCAGCTGGGTGTAGCACGCGGTATTTTCTCGAATGAATCAGGCTTAGGCTCAGCCCCGATTGCAGCAGCCGCTGCTCAAACCAAAGAACCTGTGAGACAGGGCTTAATTTCAATGACAGGCACATTTTTAGATACTATCATTGTTTGTACAATGACAGGCTTGGTTATTATTATTTCAGGTGCTTGGACAGGTGATATTAAAGGTGCAGCTCTCACGACAACTGCCTTTACTCAAGGCTTAGACAGCTCATTTGGTGCAATTATTGTAACAGTTGGCTTAGTTTTCTTCGCATTCACCACTATTTTAGGCTGGTGTTATTATGGTGAACGTTGTTTTGTCTATTTAACACGTGGACGAACCCAATACATCAAGCTCTATCGCATTTTATTTATTGCGTTAATTGCCGCTGCCCCATTTTTACAACTCGATACTATCTGGACAATTGCCGATATTGTAAACGGTTTAATGGCATTCCCAAATCTCATTGCAATTATTGCTTTACGCAAAGTAATTATTAGCGAAACCAAAGATTTCTTTGCTCGCCTTAAAAAAGGCGAAACAGAATAA
- a CDS encoding AI-2E family transporter → MILSSSRSLVSIAAIIIILAGIKLSSEIVVPFLLALFIAIICSPMINFMTKRKIPLWLAITLLLIVILLGFTFFAGIINSSLQEFTSSIPQYKTQLSTRVRALLEFAQQWNLPIHISQEELMSKFDPSSIMNFVSSLLVGLSGTLSNIFVVFLIVIFMLMEMPVAKYKLALALSEDDDLRNEKEYINQVLEGVIGYLGVKTFVSLLTGIFVWILLTSLDVQYAILWAMFSFLLNYVPNIGSILAGIPIVIQALILNGFSIGLGTLIGMVAINMVIGNALEPRLMGKKLGLSTLVVFLSLLFWGWLLGAVGMLLSVPLTMACKVALESNKDTRKYAVLFSDLEEVPRGKKYH, encoded by the coding sequence ATGATACTTTCATCTAGCCGTAGTTTAGTTTCTATCGCTGCAATCATTATTATTTTAGCCGGTATTAAATTGTCTAGTGAGATTGTAGTGCCATTTCTCCTCGCACTTTTCATTGCGATTATTTGCTCGCCAATGATTAATTTTATGACGAAGCGGAAAATTCCGCTATGGTTAGCAATTACACTCTTGCTGATAGTGATTCTGTTAGGTTTTACCTTTTTTGCAGGCATTATTAATAGCTCATTGCAAGAGTTTACCAGTTCAATACCGCAATATAAAACTCAGCTCTCAACCAGAGTTCGTGCCCTATTGGAATTTGCACAGCAGTGGAATTTACCAATTCATATTTCACAGGAAGAACTGATGAGCAAATTTGACCCAAGCTCCATTATGAATTTTGTCAGTTCGCTATTGGTGGGGCTTTCCGGTACATTATCAAATATTTTTGTGGTCTTTTTAATCGTCATTTTTATGCTAATGGAAATGCCTGTAGCGAAATATAAACTAGCTTTAGCGTTAAGTGAAGATGATGATTTACGCAATGAAAAAGAGTACATCAACCAAGTATTAGAAGGCGTAATCGGTTATTTAGGCGTAAAAACCTTTGTTAGTCTTCTTACCGGTATTTTTGTATGGATTTTATTAACATCGTTAGATGTCCAATACGCTATTTTATGGGCTATGTTTAGCTTCTTACTTAACTATGTTCCGAATATCGGTTCAATTTTGGCAGGCATTCCTATTGTTATTCAAGCCCTCATATTAAATGGCTTTTCAATCGGGCTAGGAACATTAATCGGTATGGTTGCCATTAATATGGTTATCGGTAATGCCTTAGAGCCTCGTTTAATGGGTAAAAAGCTAGGACTTTCAACTCTAGTGGTATTCCTTTCACTTCTGTTTTGGGGCTGGTTGCTCGGAGCGGTGGGAATGTTGCTTTCTGTTCCTTTAACAATGGCGTGTAAAGTCGCGTTAGAATCAAACAAAGACACAAGAAAATATGCCGTATTGTTCAGTGATTTAGAAGAAGTGCCAAGAGGCAAAAAATATCACTAA
- a CDS encoding YqgE/AlgH family protein, with product MLENLQGKFLIATPEMDDDYFERTVIYICEHNQQGAMGVVINTPTDLSVLELITRMDFQMANQRDYNKDQMVLSGGPVNQDRGFIIHTKTENDFIHTYPITNKITLTTSGDVLDSFGTPQSPEKFIVCLGCSTWRTNQLEQEIAQNYWIVSEANEKTLFETGYLDRWAEAYEMMGLSGIPARAGRA from the coding sequence ATGCTAGAAAATTTACAAGGCAAATTCCTTATTGCTACCCCAGAAATGGACGATGATTATTTTGAACGCACGGTGATTTATATTTGCGAGCATAATCAGCAGGGGGCAATGGGTGTTGTAATTAATACACCTACCGATCTTTCTGTACTCGAACTGATTACCCGTATGGATTTCCAAATGGCAAATCAGCGTGATTATAATAAAGATCAAATGGTGCTCAGTGGTGGACCGGTTAATCAAGATCGCGGTTTTATCATTCATACCAAAACAGAAAATGATTTTATCCACACTTATCCGATCACTAATAAAATCACACTTACTACATCAGGCGATGTGTTAGACTCTTTCGGCACCCCCCAATCGCCGGAAAAATTTATTGTTTGCTTAGGCTGCTCAACGTGGCGAACCAATCAGCTGGAGCAAGAAATTGCACAAAATTATTGGATTGTATCTGAAGCAAATGAAAAAACCTTGTTTGAAACCGGCTATTTAGATCGCTGGGCAGAAGCCTATGAAATGATGGGGCTTTCAGGTATACCAGCTAGAGCAGGGAGAGCTTAA
- a CDS encoding aminotransferase class V-fold PLP-dependent enzyme yields MLNTQFRSHFPFFEKSDGWTYLDSAATTLKPDVLIQATNDFYASAGSVHRSQYDLPQTEQYEQARDLVTKRFNVETCEAVIWTSGTTQSINIVAYGLEHQIAEGDEIVISVAEHHANFIPWQQLAERTEAKLIVLPLNEQYQIEAETLKNALSEKTKIVAFNLVSNVTGVRQPAEHLIPIIRQHSSAKIVLDIAQAVCCEQVDVQKLDADFYAFSAHKMYGSNGVGVLTGKLQSLEQIQPLVFGGKMLKNITESELTVADLPYRLEAGTPNIAGIIGFGQVLAWLENWNFTELNQQLYTLAEYTRKRLNSYQHLQIIGQQNTPTISFVVKDQHPADIAAFLTQSKIAIRHGEHCAKPYLRYLQESGTLRLSLAHYNTKEDIEHFFNALNFALEILQES; encoded by the coding sequence ATGCTAAATACTCAATTCCGTTCCCACTTCCCTTTTTTTGAAAAATCGGACGGCTGGACGTATTTAGATTCCGCCGCCACAACGCTAAAACCTGATGTATTAATTCAAGCAACAAACGATTTTTACGCTTCTGCTGGCTCTGTACATCGTAGCCAATATGATTTACCACAAACGGAGCAATATGAGCAGGCTCGTGATTTAGTTACTAAACGCTTTAATGTGGAAACTTGTGAAGCGGTAATTTGGACAAGTGGTACAACCCAAAGTATAAACATTGTGGCTTATGGCTTGGAGCATCAAATTGCGGAAGGTGATGAAATTGTGATTTCAGTGGCAGAACATCACGCCAATTTTATTCCTTGGCAACAACTTGCCGAACGCACGGAGGCAAAACTTATTGTGCTGCCACTTAATGAACAGTATCAAATTGAAGCTGAAACACTTAAAAATGCGTTGTCAGAAAAAACCAAAATCGTCGCTTTTAATTTAGTTTCCAATGTAACAGGGGTTCGCCAACCTGCGGAACACTTAATCCCAATTATTCGCCAGCACAGTTCCGCTAAAATTGTGTTAGATATTGCTCAAGCTGTATGTTGTGAGCAAGTGGATGTGCAAAAACTTGATGCAGATTTCTACGCTTTTTCCGCCCATAAAATGTATGGTTCAAACGGTGTAGGCGTGCTGACCGGCAAATTGCAAAGTTTGGAGCAAATTCAACCGCTTGTATTCGGCGGCAAAATGCTGAAAAACATTACTGAAAGTGAACTAACTGTAGCAGATTTGCCTTACCGGTTGGAAGCTGGTACACCAAATATTGCAGGTATTATTGGTTTTGGACAAGTTTTGGCTTGGTTAGAGAACTGGAATTTTACAGAACTTAATCAACAACTTTATACGTTAGCAGAATACACCCGCAAGCGGTTAAATTCTTATCAACATTTGCAAATTATCGGACAACAAAATACACCGACTATTAGTTTTGTGGTTAAAGATCAGCACCCTGCCGATATTGCGGCTTTTTTGACCCAGAGTAAAATCGCTATTCGGCACGGCGAACATTGTGCTAAGCCTTATTTGCGTTATTTGCAAGAAAGCGGCACACTTCGCCTTTCGCTGGCTCATTACAATACAAAAGAGGATATTGAGCATTTTTTCAACGCCTTAAATTTTGCACTCGAAATTTTGCAAGAAAGCTAA
- a CDS encoding entericidin A/B family lipoprotein, which translates to MKKLVLAILASATFLTACNTVDGVGKDVEKAGDQIQKAAQ; encoded by the coding sequence ATGAAAAAATTAGTATTAGCAATTTTAGCAAGTGCAACTTTCTTAACAGCGTGTAACACTGTTGATGGCGTAGGCAAGGATGTTGAGAAAGCTGGTGATCAAATCCAAAAAGCAGCACAATAA
- the pfkA gene encoding 6-phosphofructokinase, translated as MSKKIKKIAILTSGGDAPGMNAAIRGVVRAALNEGLAVCGVQDGYSGLYHDKVIPLDRRSVSETINRGGTFLGSARFPEFKRPEVRKKCVETLKKYDIDALVVIGGDGSYMGAKLLTEEFGYPCIGIPGTIDNDIVGTDYTIGYQTALETALEAIDRLRDTSSSHQRISIVEIMGRHCGDLTISAALAGGCEYVIVPEKGLDKESLMNSISDGFQKGKRHSIIAITELMTDVHELAKEIEERFGHETRATVLGHTQRGGAPCAFDRILASRMGVYAVELLLQGFGGHCVGIQNEQLVHHDIIDAINNMRRPFKEELYETSRKLF; from the coding sequence ATGAGTAAAAAAATCAAAAAAATTGCGATTTTAACCAGCGGTGGCGATGCACCGGGTATGAATGCCGCTATTCGTGGTGTGGTGCGTGCAGCATTAAATGAAGGATTAGCAGTTTGTGGCGTTCAAGATGGTTATTCAGGGCTTTATCACGATAAAGTGATTCCACTAGACAGACGCTCTGTATCAGAAACTATCAATCGTGGCGGTACATTCTTAGGTTCAGCACGCTTTCCTGAATTCAAACGCCCTGAAGTACGTAAAAAATGCGTAGAAACATTAAAAAAATATGATATTGATGCGTTAGTTGTTATTGGTGGTGATGGCTCTTATATGGGAGCGAAGTTATTAACTGAGGAATTTGGTTATCCGTGTATCGGTATTCCGGGCACGATTGATAATGATATCGTAGGTACTGATTATACTATCGGCTATCAAACTGCGTTAGAAACCGCTTTAGAAGCAATTGACCGTTTACGTGATACATCAAGTTCTCACCAACGTATTTCTATTGTTGAAATAATGGGTCGCCATTGTGGTGATTTAACCATTAGTGCAGCCTTAGCCGGCGGTTGTGAATATGTGATCGTACCGGAAAAAGGACTAGACAAAGAATCTTTAATGAATAGTATTTCTGATGGTTTCCAAAAAGGTAAACGCCATTCTATCATTGCAATTACTGAGTTAATGACTGATGTTCACGAATTAGCAAAAGAGATTGAAGAGCGTTTCGGACACGAAACTCGTGCAACTGTGTTAGGTCATACCCAACGTGGTGGTGCACCTTGTGCCTTTGACCGTATTTTAGCCTCTCGTATGGGCGTTTATGCGGTAGAATTATTATTACAAGGTTTTGGCGGACACTGTGTCGGTATTCAAAACGAGCAGTTAGTTCATCACGATATTATTGATGCAATTAATAATATGCGTCGTCCGTTTAAAGAAGAATTATACGAGACCTCTAGAAAATTATTCTAA
- a CDS encoding outer membrane protein assembly factor BamD: MRKFKTLATLALAGLVVGCSSSNKDIEESNAQDLYSKGQTYLQDGDYNSAIRYLEGVSAKGGQYSGLGEQTQLSLIYAQYKVGEYYKALDAAERFARSYPNAANMDYVFYLAGLSNARLGDNFIQDFFKVNRASRAVDNVRNAYGNFQTIVQHYPQSQYAQDAQNWMNYLFNRLAEHELSIVKFYDKRNAYVAVVNRVEEMLRFYPNTEATKNALPYLKEAFKQMGIQDSEQKTELLIKEYENKTLPNPAKPEYGEQF, translated from the coding sequence ATGCGTAAATTTAAAACTCTTGCCACATTAGCATTAGCAGGGCTTGTTGTAGGTTGTTCAAGTTCTAATAAAGACATCGAAGAATCAAACGCTCAAGATCTTTATAGCAAAGGGCAAACCTATTTACAAGACGGCGATTATAACTCTGCCATTCGTTATTTAGAGGGAGTGAGTGCTAAAGGTGGCCAATATTCAGGTCTTGGTGAACAAACCCAATTAAGTTTAATTTATGCACAATATAAAGTAGGCGAATATTATAAAGCATTAGATGCTGCAGAACGTTTCGCCCGTTCTTACCCAAATGCAGCCAATATGGATTATGTATTCTACCTAGCCGGTCTTTCAAATGCACGCTTAGGCGATAATTTTATCCAAGATTTCTTTAAAGTAAATCGTGCCTCTCGTGCAGTGGATAATGTGCGTAACGCTTACGGTAATTTCCAAACTATCGTTCAGCACTATCCACAAAGCCAATATGCTCAAGATGCTCAAAATTGGATGAACTATTTATTCAACCGTTTAGCCGAGCACGAATTATCGATCGTAAAATTCTATGATAAACGTAATGCGTACGTTGCGGTAGTAAATCGCGTAGAAGAAATGTTGCGTTTCTATCCAAATACCGAAGCAACTAAAAATGCCCTTCCTTATTTGAAAGAAGCATTTAAACAAATGGGTATTCAAGATTCTGAACAAAAAACCGAATTATTAATCAAAGAATACGAAAATAAAACCTTACCAAACCCGGCAAAACCGGAATATGGCGAACAATTCTAA
- a CDS encoding thermonuclease family protein, producing the protein MKFLYTFIFCLLFSISYANERQINCKVVGISDGDTLSCLVNKAPLKVRLIHIDAPEQSQPYGNRAKQALAQLVFKQNITAVISGYDRYQRLLATLYLNGKNINLALVENGMAWAYTTKREYIEAQNQAKHAKIGLWQDKFPINPSQWRKTHASTLPQAVKKSENTAIPPTTIDCQVKLSCNQIGNYEQAKHYFQQCGWKALDGNNDGIPCNKLYRKSQNRN; encoded by the coding sequence ATGAAATTTTTATACACCTTTATTTTTTGCCTATTGTTTTCCATTAGCTATGCAAATGAGCGACAAATCAATTGCAAAGTGGTGGGAATTAGCGATGGCGATACCTTAAGTTGCTTAGTAAACAAAGCACCGCTCAAAGTGAGATTGATACATATTGATGCACCTGAACAATCCCAACCTTATGGAAATAGAGCTAAACAAGCTCTGGCTCAGTTAGTGTTTAAACAAAACATTACTGCCGTGATTTCAGGATACGATCGCTATCAACGCTTACTTGCCACCCTCTATTTAAACGGTAAAAACATCAATTTAGCCTTAGTAGAAAACGGTATGGCGTGGGCTTATACCACAAAGCGAGAGTACATTGAGGCACAAAATCAAGCAAAACACGCCAAAATCGGCTTATGGCAGGACAAATTCCCGATTAACCCGAGCCAATGGCGAAAAACACACGCCTCAACCTTACCACAAGCGGTCAAAAAATCGGAAAATACTGCAATTCCGCCAACAACGATTGATTGCCAAGTTAAATTAAGCTGCAACCAAATCGGCAATTACGAACAAGCAAAACACTACTTTCAACAATGCGGTTGGAAAGCGTTAGATGGTAATAATGACGGCATTCCGTGCAATAAACTTTATCGAAAATCACAAAATAGGAACTAA
- the rsmE gene encoding 16S rRNA (uracil(1498)-N(3))-methyltransferase translates to MRIPRIYHSEPLANQQSCILSEDAFNHVGRVLRMKEGEQIILFDGSNHIFNATLQAVEKRQIIAKIHSSELDDRESKLPIHLGQVISRGDRMEFTIQKSVELGVKIITPLWSERCGVKLNDERQDKKLQQWHKIAIAACEQCGRNEIPEIRPIMKLTDWCKEQDEMLKLNLHPRAKYTIRELPNVPSAGVRLLIGSEGGLSAEEIAMTESEGFTEVLLGKRVLRTETASLAAITALQVCFGDI, encoded by the coding sequence ATGAGAATCCCAAGAATTTACCACTCAGAGCCATTAGCTAATCAGCAAAGTTGTATTTTAAGTGAAGATGCATTTAATCACGTTGGGCGTGTGCTGCGAATGAAAGAAGGCGAGCAAATTATTTTGTTTGATGGATCAAACCATATTTTTAACGCTACATTACAAGCGGTCGAAAAACGTCAAATTATTGCAAAAATTCATTCAAGTGAATTAGATGATAGAGAATCCAAGTTGCCTATTCACTTAGGGCAAGTAATCTCCAGAGGCGATAGAATGGAATTTACCATTCAAAAATCGGTGGAATTGGGTGTAAAAATTATTACCCCACTTTGGTCGGAGCGGTGTGGCGTAAAACTCAATGATGAACGACAAGATAAAAAACTGCAACAATGGCATAAAATTGCAATTGCCGCGTGCGAGCAATGCGGACGAAATGAAATTCCTGAAATTCGCCCGATTATGAAGCTCACCGATTGGTGCAAAGAGCAAGATGAAATGCTAAAACTTAACCTGCACCCAAGAGCTAAATATACTATTCGTGAACTACCAAATGTACCGAGTGCGGGAGTACGCTTACTAATTGGTTCAGAAGGTGGATTATCGGCGGAAGAAATTGCGATGACCGAAAGTGAAGGCTTTACTGAAGTATTATTAGGCAAACGTGTATTACGCACAGAAACTGCCTCACTTGCCGCCATTACTGCCCTACAAGTGTGTTTTGGAGATATTTAA
- the rluD gene encoding 23S rRNA pseudouridine(1911/1915/1917) synthase RluD, translated as MTTQKKILTAEITADLLGARLDQALAQLFPDYSRSRIKVWIESDLVKVNGNIINKAREKVFGGETVEITAEIEEEIRFDPQDIPLNIVYEDDDIIVINKPKDLVVHPGAGNPDGTVLNALLHYYPPIAEVPRAGIVHRLDKDTTGLMVVAKNIPAQTHLVTALQKRRITREYEAVASGIMTQGGKVDEPMARHPTKRTAMAVHPMGKPAVTHYRIMERFRNYTRLRLRLETGRTHQIRVHMAHIAHPLLGDQLYGGRPRPPKGASEEFLAVLRGFQRQALHAIMLRLEHPITGELMEWHAPLPEDFVELIQALKADYELYKDELDY; from the coding sequence ATGACTACTCAAAAAAAGATTTTAACCGCAGAAATTACAGCTGACCTATTAGGTGCTCGTTTAGATCAAGCACTGGCACAACTTTTTCCGGATTATTCACGTTCACGCATTAAAGTGTGGATTGAAAGCGATTTAGTAAAAGTGAACGGCAATATCATCAATAAAGCACGAGAAAAAGTATTTGGTGGCGAAACGGTGGAAATTACCGCTGAAATCGAAGAAGAAATTCGTTTTGATCCGCAAGATATTCCGCTCAATATTGTGTATGAAGATGACGATATTATTGTTATCAATAAACCAAAAGATTTAGTGGTTCACCCTGGAGCGGGCAATCCTGATGGTACGGTATTAAATGCGTTGTTGCATTATTATCCGCCGATTGCAGAAGTGCCACGTGCGGGTATTGTGCATCGTTTAGATAAAGATACAACAGGCTTAATGGTGGTAGCAAAAAATATTCCGGCTCAAACCCATTTAGTAACTGCATTACAAAAACGCCGAATTACCCGTGAATATGAGGCGGTAGCAAGCGGCATTATGACTCAAGGCGGTAAAGTTGATGAACCAATGGCTCGCCACCCGACTAAGCGTACTGCAATGGCAGTTCACCCAATGGGAAAACCGGCTGTAACCCATTATCGTATTATGGAGCGTTTCCGTAACTACACTCGCTTACGTTTACGTTTGGAAACCGGGCGTACTCACCAAATTCGTGTGCATATGGCACATATTGCCCACCCGTTATTGGGTGATCAACTTTATGGTGGCAGACCTCGCCCACCAAAAGGAGCGAGCGAGGAATTTTTAGCTGTTTTACGCGGTTTTCAACGTCAAGCATTACACGCTATTATGTTGCGTTTAGAACACCCAATTACAGGCGAATTGATGGAATGGCACGCTCCATTACCGGAAGATTTTGTGGAGCTCATTCAAGCCTTAAAAGCCGATTACGAGCTTTATAAAGATGAACTAGATTATTAA